One window of the Triticum dicoccoides isolate Atlit2015 ecotype Zavitan chromosome 3B, WEW_v2.0, whole genome shotgun sequence genome contains the following:
- the LOC119282114 gene encoding uncharacterized protein LOC119282114, which produces MAMGAWWAMKKSLLVKLSVYLLIIAMANCARDIPDSVAKNTPVYTCDDISETWRGGLCAKHGTCNKPCQAEGYDSGFCAPFPFLTYCCCKKNCPEALQPRRRSFLCG; this is translated from the exons ATGGCCATGGGAGCGTGGTGGGCGATGAAGAAGAGCTTACTAGTGAAGCTGAGTGTGTATCTGCTGATCATCGCCATGGCTAACTGCGCTCGGGATATCCCTGACTCCGTTGCCAAGAACACTC CCGTATACACCTGCGACGACATCAGCGAGACGTGGCGCGGGGGGCTGTGCGCCAAGCACGGCACCTGTAACAAGCCGTGCCAGGCGGAAGGGTACGACTCGGGCTTCTGCGCCCCCTTCCCCTTCTTGACCTACTGCTGCTGCAAAAAGAACTGCCCCGAGGCTCTGCAGCCACGCAGGAGAAGCTTTCTGTGCGGATAA